From the Macaca nemestrina isolate mMacNem1 chromosome 18, mMacNem.hap1, whole genome shotgun sequence genome, the window CTTCTTTTTGTAAACAGAAAATCTCTCATGTATAAAGCAGACAAAACGCGAGAAACCCCCCATGTATCCATCACCCCCCCCTCAAAAACTATCAATTCCCGGCCCATCTTATttcctctccacccccacccactcCTTCTACTTGTGGATTATGtcaaagcaaatcccagacattcCAAGGACAGACGTTTCAGTATGTGCCGCTAAAGAATGAGGCTCACTGTTCCAGAACCCATGTCCCTAACCTCATGCCACTGAGAGAAGGTGGGAGGCCCCTGGCAACCTCTGTCCCCAAGTTCTCGGCGCCCAGGTGGAGACAGAACCCAGGCCCCAGAGGAATGACAAGGTGGAAGAAACATACATTAACGTAGGGCACTCTTTAAATAAGTCTGTAGAAGAAACAGGAAgagtgggctgggcgcggtggctcacacctgtaatcccagcactttgggaggctgaggtggatggatcatttgaggtcaggaatttgagaccagcctgaccaacatggtgaaaccccacctctactaaaaacatacagaaattaaattagccgggtgcagtggtatgtgcctctagtcccagctacttgagaagctgaggcaggagaatcacttgcacccagaaggcagaggttgcaatctcagagtgagctgagattgtgcaactgcactccagcctgggctacagagcgagactgtgtctcaaaacaaaaaaagaaactgtgtGTTCCACAGAGGGCACCAGGGCCAGGTCACCAGCTACGTACTTGAAACAGCCGTGGCAGCGCAAGATGTAGCTCCGGGCCTCGCGAATCAGCATGCCGTTCACCGCCAGCACGTGCAGCCCCATCTGCAGCAGAACATTCTACAACCACAAGTTAAAGAAGAACTCAATTTTCTTGTCatcaattttcttttcacatCAATTTTGTAATCACAGTTATGGGAACTTCACAAACCCTGCGTTGCCCATATTCCTTGGCTTTTGTGAAGGAAACTCAGCCTGGGGAGGCCTCTCAAGATGTGTAAACGAGGACGAAGACTCAGATGTCTTTCTAACACTGTCCTGGAGCCTGTGTTTGTCATTTTCCATGACCTGTCATTAGCAAGCTCTCTCAATGGACATTTTATTTTGTCTGGGGCAAATATACTCATTGCTGGCTGAAAATTGTCTCTCCCTGTCTTAAGAATCTGAATGACCACATGACATCATatacactgaagaaaaaaaaatagcaaacattaaacatttaatgtACTATACAAATGTTGTCATCATATCACGATTGTCTAGCCTCTAAGCAAAACTAAAAATCACCAAGGGCACAGGCGGTTTCCAGAACCAGGAAAACAAGCGCTGCGCAGCACCAGCTCCGTGTACATCTGTGCAGCTCGGTAGGACCACTGCCGATGACGTGTGTGACACGTGGGCTCAGGCCCACCCTACCCACCTGCATGGCGAAGTCTGTGGTCACGCAGCCAACCCGCACGTCCTTGGGGACGTCACATTGCTCCAGCTCCTGCTGGATCTGCTTGATGTTATTGGGGGTTATCCAGCCACCCCCGTCGTCATCGCTGTCATCTTTTCTGTCTTCAAACCcgttttcttcctcctcctcctcctcacttgGAACATCCTCACTTCTGTCAATCTGAAACATCAACAGACCTTTCAAACTCCCAGCCCACAGGAGCAGTGGGGGAGACGTTGAGCTGTCGTCCGAAGACCAAAAGTCAAGGCCTCACCAGCAGCTCCTGCAGTTCATGATCAATGCTGGGCAGAGGGTTTCTCCAGAACATGAAGGAACTAAATTCCAGGTTCTCAGGCTCACAAGCTGGGTgtcctttctctgcttcttgcGGGGATTTAGGCTGAAatcaaaagaaacaattttaaaacctGAAAATCCATCTGTAGCCTTTCAGGTTACAGATGAAATCACATATGACAAACAGATCAGACACGGCTGGACAAACTATGTTATTGGTCCATGTAAATTTAGTTCACTGTGAACACATAACTTACAGAAATGTGACATGTTTCAGAAAAGAGCATGAAGAGCCTAGCTTGTCTAAGAAATTACCTTGGAGGGCAGATGGAAACCAGAAATGTGCAGAGGTGTTTCTGGGTGCTGAATCGATGAGCTCACTTTAAcctttaaaaaaccaaaaaacatatatTACCTCTTGTTATCAAAGTTAAAgatacccagttttttttttttggccgggcgcagtggctcatgcctgtaatcccagcactttgggaggccaaggtgggtggatcacctgaggtcaggaattggagaccagcctggccaacatggcgaaaccctgtgtctactaaaaatacaaaaaattagccgggtgagtgcagtgagccgagatcacgccactgcactccagcctgggtgacaagagcgagactctgtcttaaaaaaaaaaaaaaaaaaaaaagatatcctttttttttttttgagatagggtcttgctctatcacccaggctggaaggcagtggcacaatctcggctcactgaaatctccgactcccaggttcaagcaattctcatgcctcagcctcccaagtagctgggattacaggcgtgtgacaccatgccccactgatttttgtattttttagtagagatggggtttcgccatgttggtcaggctggtctcaaactcccagcctcaagtgatctgcccatctcagcctcccaaagtgctgggattacacacatgagccaccgtgcctggctgacatccaatgtttaaaaaaatcagagaataaaaattaaaaaatagctgggtgcagtggctgaggtaggaggattgttttgggccaggagtttgagaccagcctggacaaaagtgacaccctatctctataaacaaattttaaaattagccaggcatggtggtgtacacctatagttccagctacttgggaggccgaggtaggaggactgcttgtgctcaggagtttgatgctgcagtgagctgtgatcagcgccactgtactctagcctaggtgataGCAGGatcctgtctcattaaaaaacaaacaaaaaacaagtgtggtagttcattcctgtaatctcagcattttgggaggccaaggtggggggatggcttgagcccaggagtttgagatcagcctaggcaacacagtgagaccccatctctcttaaaaaaaaatttgaaggtAGTTTCAACTAGTGCAAAAATAGGAGTCCACCATAGTTTTGGTGACTTTAGGCAGAGAAGATTAAGCAATTGTTTGTCAACACTATTGAAAATGAACTATTATTAGGTTAAACTTTTTGGCTTCTAAAATCTTCTGGCTTAGAAATAGACAATGGGCACAGGCACAAATTTATCAGTCTCTTCAACTTAGCCATACTGGGTAAGACCCTAAAAGCACAACAGGAGTCAAGAGTTTTGAAGGAAGCAAAGGTTTGAAAAAACACTTGCACATACTTAGTGTTCCTTCTTTTTTACCTCCAGaaaactctctttttttgagatagggtctcactgtcacccaggctggagtgcagtggtgtgatcacaactcactgcagcctcaatctcctgtgcccaggtgatcctcctgcctcagcctctcaagtagctgggactaaaggtgcacaccaccatgcctggatagccttttttttttggtagagatggggttgcccaggctggtctcaaatgcctaggctcaagtgatgctcctgccttggcctcccaaagccctgggattataggcataagccatagcacctggccagaaagaattgtgttttttaaaaaattattatatacagatatatagatttttattctttttgcattttccaaatttaaacCTTTCCCCAAAACCTACAGATCAAAAGAGACtaatcaggaggctaaggtggaaggatcacttgagcccaggagttctgagaccagcctgggcaacacaggtaGACCCTggatgaagggggaaaaaaaagggacTGAAACACATTTGCCAATTGTAATGTATGAACCTCAAACTCTTAACATTTACAGAATAACTGAGGAATGTGAACGCTGACTGGATATTTGATAACAGGCATTACTATTAATTTTGTGTAGGTGTAATGATGGCTTTAAAGTTGAGAATCTTGATCTTTAGAGACATACCAAGAAATAACTATCAGTGAAATACTACACAATGTCTGAGTTTAAAATACTCAGGGCTGAGGCCTggcacgctggctcatgcctataatcccagcactttgggaggctgaggtgggcgcatcacctgaggtcaggagttcgagaccagcctgaccaacatggcgaaaccccgtctctactaaaagtacaaaagttagctgggcctggtggtgggcacctgtaatcccaccaactactcaggaggctgaggcaagagaatcgctggaggtggaaattgcagtgagctgagatcacgccattatactgcagcctgggcaacagagcaagactccatctcaaaaaaaaaaaagtactcaggACTGTGGATCAGTGTAGATGAATACAGACTAGCTATGAGATAACTGGAGGGGGATGATGGGGACCCTGGGTCCATTACACTAGTCCTTCTACTTTTGTGTATCTGATCGTTCCCACAATATAAAGCTTCTAAAAACCCATCCTCTTGATTTACCTTCTGTGGTTCCTGTTTTAGGTGAGACACTCCAACAAACTCTGCTTCCAGCTGGTATGTGAGCGCAAGCACTTGGATGTCCGTGGCAGACAGGCTGGGGTAGTCTcctgttttctttgaaaactcAGTCACTGTAAACAACAGATTTCCATCTTCAGTTAGAGGCAAAAAGCCATATGACCTTGGATAACCAGTGGAAGTATCAAAATGATTTAGAACACATCAAAACAATGGAAGTATCAAAACAATTTAGAAAGGATCACTGTGTCATGAAAAGTCTTAACACTTTCATCcattttctgacctttccctacACGCAGTTGAGAAATTTGTATTCTCCACCACCAAGACTCATGCCAGTTAGGTTTACTGTAACACCCTTATCAAATGCAGAGGAAGGAGCAGAAAGTTGGCtggggcagggtgtggtggctcacacctgtaatcccaacactttgagaggctgaggtgggcagatcacttgaggtcaggagatcagcctggccaacatggtgaaacctgtctactaaacatacaaaaattatttgggtgtggtagcaggggcttgtaatcccagctactcgggaggctgaggcaggagaatcgtttgaacccgggaggcaaaggttgcagtgaatcaagattgtgccactgcactccagcctgggtgacagagtgagactccttttaaaaaaaaaagaaagttggggtacggtggctcatgcctcaccatgggaggctgaggtgggtagatcacttgaggtcaggagttcgagacccacctggccaacatggtgaaaccccttctcttctcaaaatacaaaaattagccaggcatggtggcacgtgcctataatcccagctactcgggaggctgaggcaggagaattgctgaaacccgggaggtggaggctgcagtgagccaagatcgtgccactgcactccagcctgggcaacacagccagactccatctcaaaaaaaaaaaaaaaaaaaagtttcagatttagAAGCATTCTGGATTTCAGATCCAGGATGCTCAACTTGTAATTGTAGTAGTCTATGAGGAAACAAAAAGCACTTGCTTAATGCATAATAAATGTCAGCTGTTCGACTGCTGTTATTCTCCAGTCATccataataaacatttaaaatttcctactttgggaggccgaggcgggtggatcacgaggtcagcagatgacaccatcctggccaaataGTGGCCGAgacggtgaaactctgtttctactaaaaatacaaaaaaaattagccgggcagggtggcgggcacctgtagtcccagctactcgggaggctgaggcagaatggcgttgaacccgggaggcggagtttgcatgagcggagatcgcgtcactgcactccagcctgggtgatagagcaagaccccatcttgggggaaaaaaaaaaatttcctgaaacaggccgggcgcggtggctcaagcctgtaatcccagcactttgggaggccaagacgggcggatcacgaggtcaggagatcgagaccatcctggctaacacggtgaaaccccgtctctactaaaaaatacaaaaaaaaaactagccgggggaggtggcgggcgcctctagtcccagctactcgggaggctgaggcaggagaatggcgtgaacccgggaggcagagcttgcagtgagctgagatccggccactgcactccagcctgggcgacagagcgagaccccgtctcaaaaaaaaaaaaaaaaaaaaatttcctgaaatTAACAGAGAGATATCTCCTAATACACTGGTACAAGGAACACTAGGTATACTGCTCTTATTTCCTAAAAAACAGACATTAGCAGCAACTACAATTTACTGTCCACTTACTGTGCACTAGGCACTGCATTAAAAGCTTTACGTGTTAATTCATTTCATCCTTTGCCAATCTTCAGAAGTACTATTAGTATTTCCTGGGAAAGATTTAGTAAGTTGGCAAAGATCACAGAGCTACTAAGTTGGTGGAGAAAATCGTAGAAATCACAGAGGAGGTAACATCATCTCCACTATCAGCCTCTAACCTCTAAAACACTTCCAAACACTGAGGGGCCTTTCTTGGGTATCACCTTGATTCCCAACAAGAGAACAACGCTGACTCCTAAGCCAAGAGAcaattgtttaattttgtttattttttattttttttgagacggagtctcgctctgtcgcccaggctggagtacagtggcgcgatctcgactcactgcaacctccacctccgggttcaagcaattctcctgcctcagcctcccgagaagctgggattacaggagcacgccaccacgcccaactaattttgcatttctagtagagacgggggtttccccatgttggccaggctggtctcgaactcctgacctcaggtgatccgttcgcctccgcctcctaaagtgctgggattacaggccgtaAGCCGCCGCGCccagtttaattttctttcacatttaatACAATGCCTTAAAAGCACTCCCTTTTTAAAGCTCTGTCAGGTGCAGATCTTTATATCCAGTTATCAGCCTAAGCTACTGAAAAGAAATGTACAAGAGTAGTAGCAAGAGATCAAAGCTCTTATTTTAAATCCAAATAAATTTATTGCGTGTCTGCAAAGTGTTTAACACTGTGCTGACTGCCATATTCCTCAGTTCATGCTCACAGCAACCTTGGAGACAGATaaaattattattcccattttgcagatgaggtaAACGAGGCCCAAATTTGAATGTTATGCCCGAGGGCATACAGCTAGTTACTGGCTGACTCCAGACCCAGGAAGCCTGTCTCCTACCACTATCTCCTAGGAAGTGCTGGCTCTAAATCTACTGCTCTGATAAGGCAGCTAGACCCCAACTCGCACCCAAGTGGGTGCCATCTGCGTCCGGGACCCCGGCTTCCCACCAATGCTGGGGCAGAGGCACTCACCCAGCCGCACGTATTCCGGTAAGGGCTCCTTGAACCGCAGCTCGTAGGGCAGGACAGCGAGCCGCCTGCGTGTGGCCTTGTCCCGAATCTCAGTGACCACCTCCCGGATGGTGTAAATGTTCTTCCCGATGTCCTGCGGACAGAACGCCCCAGCTCAGACCCGCCCGCACCAAGTAACGCTCCGCCCGACTCCACGCACTCCCAGAGGGGCGGTCAACCCAGATCTTTCTTGTCCCGCAGGGAGCTCCCCGTACCTGCAGAGCCGCATCCCGCAGGAAAGCCCCAGCGTCCGCCACAACGTGCTCCACTGGAGCCATGTTGGCGGCGTGAGCAGGGAACGCGCATGCGCACGGAGCTTGCGCCTGCTCCTCTGTCCGAGTCTGGGCCTCTGGGAACCAGGAAGAGCAGCCACGATTTGGCTGCGCCTCCTGGCGGCCGCGCCAGCACCTCCCGGCTTTACCCGCGCGCATGTGCAGCGACACCGCCCACACACTCAGAGAAGTGTGGGCGGGGTCAAACCTTGGGGGACACCTGGGAAATCCGCTTCAGCATCTAGAGCTTAGCGCCTTCTTTACCTTTGAAGATAAAACctgccaggtgtagtggtgcgcgcctagagtcccagctattAAGAAGGCTGAGGCGaaaggatcgcctgagcccaggaatgtgagaccagcctgggcaacatagcgagaccctcatctcttcaataaataaataaatgtaaaacctgtATATATTCCTATGGTTAAAAGTCAATCAATACAGATTACCTAATTTCGTTATCACAGCACGCCTATGAGATagacactgttttattttttgttttgttttattttttgagacggagtcttgctctgttgcccaggttggagtgcagtggcgccatctctgctcactgcaagctctgcttcccaggtttacaacattctcttgccttggcctcccgagtagctaggactacaggcgaccgacaccacacccggctttttttgtatttttagtagagacggggtttcaccgtattagccaagatggtctccatctcctgacctcgtgatccgcccgccttggcctcccaaagtgctgggattacaggcgtgagccactgtgcctggttcaACCTTCCTCACCACTCAGTCTCTTCATCATCTAGAACGTGCCTGTGCTACCTGCCCTAACAGAGTATGGCTGGAGGCTACTTCTCATTTTCTAGTTTatcatatcaattttttttttttttttggggggggacagagtctcaccctgtcatccaggctggagtccagtgcgcaatcttggctcagtgcaacctccgcctcccaggttcatgcgattctcaaGCCTCAGGCTCCCCctgagctggaactacaggcgtgcgccaccatgcccgactaatatttgtcttttttgtagagatggggtttcaccatgttgcccagtctgatctcgAGCCCCTGACAGTCTGATCCCGAGCCCCTGACAgtctgatccgcccgccttggcctctcaaagtgctgggattacaggtgccagccactaCGCCCTGCTAGCTTTTACTCTTAATGCACAGTGCGTGCTCTTTGCCTGTCCCTTCTCCCCTTTGGTGAACACTTACTCAGATGCTACTAAGTCTTTTCTGCAGGGTTGTTTAAAAAAAGCAACCAAGATAAAAGATGAAgtatgaaagaagaaaacaaaccaaaaccaacaaATGCTAGTAGGTCAAGGAAATAGTCTCTAATTTATCTAGAACAGAATTAGTAAAACTGCCATCAATGGAACTAGAGAAGTTTtagttatagatttttttttttttttttttttgagatggagtctagctctgtcgcccaggttggagtgcagtggccagatctcagctcactgcaagctccgcctcccgggttcacgccattctcctgcctcagcctcccgagtagctgggactacaagcgcccgccacctcgcccggctagttttttgtattttttagtagagacggggtttcaccgggttagccaggatggtctcgatctcctgacctcgtgatccgcccgtctcggcctcccaaagtgctgcataacaggcttgagccaccgtagtTACAGTAGTTTTATAAATGAGACTAATACAGGGTTTAATGTACAAAGACAGGACTGTATCTCCTTGAAAGTTAATCTCTTGGATTTGGAGTGGTACTAGAAAAAGTAGAGACTAAGTGTccaacctatttatttatttatttactgtcgcccaggctggagtgcaatggtgcaatctcggctcactgcaacctccacctcccgggtttaagcaattctcctgcctcaggttccggagtacctgggattacccacaccagccaccatgcccggcgaattttttttttttttttttttttgtggttttcgtagagatggggtttcaccaggttggccaggtgggtttcgaactgctgacctcaggtaatccacctgcctctgcctcccaaagtgctgggattacaggcgtgagcctccatgtCCCACCAGTCAATTTAATTAATATGCATTATAGAATCCATACAAATTCGAAGAcccaaaaataacagaataattaGTACAAGTCTTTGAGGCTAATTATGTCATTAGTATTAATTTTAATCAATGGTGATTAAACTGAGCCTTCATTCAACTTGTCCAGAACATCAGTCAAGAATGTCGATTTAAAATGTTCTTGGAGGCTGGGTGcattgactcacgcctgtaatctgagcactttggaaggccaaggtgggtggatcacctgaggtcaggagtttgagaccaacctggccagcatggtgaaaccccatctctactaaaaatacaaaaattagccaggcgtggtggtgggtgcctgtagtcccagctactggggaggctgaggcaggagaattgcttgaacctgggaggcagaggttgcagtgagctgagatcaagccactgcactcctgcctgggctacaagagtgaaactctgtctcaaataaataaataaataaataaataaataaataaatagttattggGCAGGCACAGCGGCattcacctgtagtctcagcaacttgggaggctgaagcaagaagactgcttgaagctgggagttcgagcccagccgaAGCAACCTATGCAGACccatctcttaaagaaaaatttctctgccaggcgtggtggttcatgtctgtaatcccagcactttgggaggccaaggcgggcggatcatttgaagtcaggagtttgagaccagactggtcaacatgtggaaaccctgtctctatgaaaaatgcaaaagttatccaggcatggtggtacatgcctgtaatcccagctactggggaggatgaggcaggagaatcccatgaaccgggaaggcggaggttgcagtcagctgagatagcaccactgcactccagccttggcgaaagagcgagactccatctcaattaaaaaaaaaaaaaaaatgcctatcatccatctacctacctac encodes:
- the LOC105491349 gene encoding RNA-binding protein NOB1; amino-acid sequence: MAPVEHVVADAGAFLRDAALQDIGKNIYTIREVVTEIRDKATRRRLAVLPYELRFKEPLPEYVRLVTEFSKKTGDYPSLSATDIQVLALTYQLEAEFVGVSHLKQEPQKVKVSSSIQHPETPLHISGFHLPSKPKSPQEAEKGHPACEPENLEFSSFMFWRNPLPSIDHELQELLIDRSEDVPSEEEEEEENGFEDRKDDSDDDGGGWITPNNIKQIQQELEQCDVPKDVRVGCVTTDFAMQNVLLQMGLHVLAVNGMLIREARSYILRCHGCFKTTSDMSRVFCAHCGNKTLKKVSVTVSDDGALHMHFSRNPKVLNPRGLRYSLPTPKGGKYAVNPHLTEDQRFPQLRLSRKARQKTNVFAPDYVAGVSPFVENDVSSRSATLQVRDSTLGAGRRRLNPNASRKKFVKKR